A single region of the Mycobacterium lentiflavum genome encodes:
- a CDS encoding M24 family metallopeptidase — MTTFAQLGTSTGNGLVIPDTPDLPRLRRETGARLRSAMAERGVDAMILLGNNAVVYATGASWPLGDAGLSYVERPVAVVVAGDEWPHLFLPFREGASHESDLPADHVHGPVYLEFEEGVADFARTIAGLIPPGAVIAVDECTGAMSRAANLLFPSGAPVDAAAIVGAAKSVKTADELSCLRTAIRITDEAMVEVHKQLAPGIRQVDLSASFLRRAFELGATASMLEPIWQVMPPSKAEGVWTTHGDLALPLLSTERELVEGDVLWTDVSITYQGYCSDFGRTWVVGRDPSPRQQAQFDKWFEIMSAVLGVARAGATAADLGRAAIKANGGSKPWLPHFYLGHGIGVNAAEMPMIGTDLGQEFDENFVLKAGMVLVLEPVVWEDGTGGYRSEEVLVITEEGWIRLTDYPYDPYGN; from the coding sequence GTGACGACATTCGCGCAACTGGGCACCAGCACCGGTAACGGACTGGTGATTCCCGACACCCCCGACCTTCCTCGCCTGCGTCGCGAGACCGGTGCCCGGCTGCGGTCGGCGATGGCCGAACGTGGCGTGGACGCCATGATCCTGCTGGGCAACAATGCGGTGGTCTACGCTACCGGCGCCAGCTGGCCACTCGGCGATGCCGGGCTGTCCTACGTCGAGCGACCGGTGGCCGTGGTTGTCGCCGGCGACGAATGGCCGCACCTGTTCCTGCCGTTCCGGGAGGGAGCGTCGCACGAATCCGACCTGCCTGCCGATCACGTGCACGGCCCGGTCTACCTCGAATTCGAGGAAGGCGTAGCCGATTTCGCGCGGACGATTGCCGGCCTGATTCCGCCCGGAGCGGTGATCGCGGTCGACGAGTGCACGGGCGCGATGTCTCGTGCCGCGAATCTGTTGTTCCCCAGCGGCGCTCCGGTAGACGCAGCGGCGATCGTCGGCGCGGCCAAGTCGGTCAAGACCGCGGACGAATTGTCGTGCCTGCGCACCGCGATCCGGATCACCGACGAAGCCATGGTGGAAGTCCACAAGCAGCTGGCCCCCGGGATCCGTCAGGTCGATCTGTCGGCAAGCTTTTTGCGCCGTGCCTTCGAGTTGGGGGCCACCGCCAGCATGCTGGAGCCGATCTGGCAGGTGATGCCGCCCAGCAAGGCCGAAGGCGTGTGGACCACGCACGGCGACCTGGCGCTGCCGTTGCTGAGCACCGAGCGCGAGCTGGTCGAAGGTGACGTGCTGTGGACCGACGTCAGCATCACCTACCAGGGCTACTGCTCCGACTTCGGCCGCACCTGGGTCGTCGGCCGCGACCCGTCACCGCGCCAGCAGGCGCAGTTCGACAAATGGTTCGAGATCATGAGCGCGGTACTGGGTGTCGCCAGGGCCGGCGCCACCGCCGCCGATCTGGGGCGGGCCGCGATCAAGGCCAATGGTGGCTCCAAGCCGTGGCTGCCGCATTTCTATCTGGGCCATGGCATTGGCGTCAACGCCGCCGAAATGCCAATGATCGGAACGGATCTCGGCCAAGAATTCGACGAGAATTTCGTGCTCAAGGCCGGGATGGTGCTGGTCCTGGAGCCCGTGGTGTGGGAAGACGGCACCGGCGGCTACCGCAGCGAGGAGGTCCTGGTGATCACCGAGGAAGGCTGGATTCGTTTGACCGACTACCCCTACGACCCTTATGGCAACTGA